The following are encoded together in the Prionailurus viverrinus isolate Anna chromosome B3, UM_Priviv_1.0, whole genome shotgun sequence genome:
- the FITM1 gene encoding fat storage-inducing transmembrane protein 1 produces MERGPVVGAGLGAGARIRALLGCLVKVLLWVASALLYFGSEQAARLLGSPCLRRLYHAWLAAVVIFGPLLQFHVNPRTIFASHGNFFNIKFVNSAWGWTCTFLGGFVLLVVFLATRRVAVTARHLSRLVVGAAVWRGAGRAFLLIEDLTGSCFEPLPQGLLLHELPDRRSCLAAGHQWRGYTVSSHTFLLTFCCLLMAEEAAVFAKYLAHGLPAGAPLRLVFLLNVLLLGLWNFLLLCTVIYFHQYTHKVVGAAVGTFAWYLTYGSWYHQPWSPGSPGHGLFPRPHSSRKHN; encoded by the exons atGGAGCGGGGGccggtggtgggggcagggctgggggccggggcccGAATCCGGGCACTGCTGGGCTGCCTGGTCAAGGTGCTGCTCTGGGTGGCCTCTGCCTTGCTGTACTTTGGAAGTGAACAGGCTGCCCGGCTCCTGGGCAGCCCCTGCTTACGGCGCCTCTACCATGCCTGGTTGGCAGCAGTGGTCATCTTTGGGCCCCTTCTGCAGTTCCATGTCAACCCTCGGACTATCTTCGCCAGCCACGGCAACTTCTTCAACAT AAAGTTTGTGAATTCGGCATGGGGCTGGACGTGCACCTTCCTGGGGGGCTTCGTGTTGCTGGTGGTGTTCCTGGCTACCCGGCGCGTGGCGGTGACTGCCCGGCACCTGAGCCGGCTGGTGGTGGGGGCCGCAGTGTGGCGGGGGGCCGGCAGGGCCTTCCTGCTCATCGAGGACCTGACTGGTTCCTGCTTCGAGCCTCTGCCCCAAGGCCTGCTACTGCACGAGCTTCCCGACCGCCGCAGCTGCCTGGCAGCCGGCCACCAGTGGCGGGGCTACACGGTCTCCTCCCACACCTTCCTGCTCACCTTCTGCTGTCTGCTCATGGCTGAGGAAGCCGCTGTGTTCGCCAAGTACCTGGCCCATGGGCTGCCAGCCGGTGCGCCCCTACGCCTAGTCTTCCTGCTCAACGTGCTGCTGCTGGGCCTCTGGAACTTCTTGCTGCTCTGTACCGTCATCTATTTCCACCAGTATACTCACAAGGTGGTGGGTGCTGCAGTGGGGACCTTTGCCTGGTACCTCACCTATGGCAGCTGGTATCATCAGCCCTGGTCTCCAGGGAGCCCGGGCCACGGGCTCTTCCCTCGGCCCCACTCCAGCCGCAAGcataactga